One window of the Triticum dicoccoides isolate Atlit2015 ecotype Zavitan chromosome 3B, WEW_v2.0, whole genome shotgun sequence genome contains the following:
- the LOC119280628 gene encoding expansin-A24-like: MAPARVVAVMLLAVGSVLLSVAADTATVPSPEPFIWQKAHATFYGGADASDTMGGACGYGNLFSEGYGTRTAALSTVLFNDGAACGQCYKIACDRKRADPLFCKPGVTVTVTATSFCPPNDALPNDDGGWCNTPRPHFDMAQPAWEKIGVYKGGIIPVMYQRVPCVKRGGVRFKINGHDYFNLVLVSNVAAAGSIKSMDVKSSDYDDWMPMARNWGANWHSLVNLTGKMLSFRLTNTDGHTIVFNDVVPKGWTFGQSFVSKLQF, translated from the exons ATGGCTCCAGCTCGAGTTGTCGCCGTAATGCTGCTGGCGGTTGGCAGTGTGCTGCTGTCTGTGGCTGCGGACACCGCAACTGTGCCATCCCCAGAACCGTTCATCTGGCAGAAGGCGCATGCGACATTCTACGGTGGCGCTGACGCCTCCGACACAATGG GTGGTGCGTGCGGGTATGGCAACCTCTTCTCCGAAGGATACGGGACACGCACGGCCGCTTTGAGCACCGTGTTGTTTAATGATGGCGCCGCGTGCGGGCAGTGTTACAAGATTGCATGCGACCGCAAGCGTGCAGACCCGTTGTTTTGCAAGCCCGGCGTTACGGTCACCGTCACTGCCACAAGCTTCTGTCCGCCCAACGACGCCCTCCCCAATGATGATGGCGGCTGGTGCAACACGCCAAGGCCGCACTTTGATATGGCCCAACCAGCCTGGGAGAAGATCGGTGTTTATAAAGGTGGCATCATCCCCGTCATGTACCAAAG AGTTCCGTGCGTGAAGCGGGGTGGTGTGAGGTTCAAAATCAATGGTCACGATTACTTCAATCTTGTGCTTGTGAGCAATGTTGCTGCAGCAGGATCGATCAAGTCCATGGATGTCAAGAGCTCTGATTATGATGACTGGATGCCTATGGCACGCAATTGGGGTGCTAACTGGCACTCGTTGGTGAACCTGACTGGAAAGATGCTCTCTTTCAGACTAACAAACACTGATGGACACACTATTGTGTTTAACGACGTTGTGCCAAAGGGGTGGACCTTCGGGCAATCCTTTGTTAGCAAATTGCAATTCTAG